One Flavobacterium sp. 90 DNA segment encodes these proteins:
- a CDS encoding T9SS sorting signal type C domain-containing protein, translated as MIRKLLTNKKLLLSLVLFFTFFINYGQSASNYCFTARSGTYPTLTGTTNVPGLAATDDEAVSNAITLPFNFTFGGSAYNQVKVSSNGWLTFGSTTNAAYVNTSGNAASSKPILFPLWDDLQNRTIPRYVVSGSAPNRIFKLEWSQQEWDFNANNDVISFQVWLYETSNVIEYYYKQGGTAVNNGSASIGIYDANDTYLTLNTPSAAPTAQSSTFTTSISAKPATNQIYSFAPPTTISQAGADQYKNTPFTLAANAAGSGNTGTWSIVSGPSTSTSQFSDVSSPTALFTPSGSGTWALNWTITNGCWTSTDQVLITNCAGNSITNGDFSGGATSWTPAINSKGPVSGTSYVEVLNEKVYFGNNNDDNTAELDSQASLGQTVSVIPNVQYTLNFLYARRPGSPATVAVDVRVYEGGSITASKNITTSDTNNTPQVGTLTFTPTSSSIVLEFFNSLGGSSTLGSIVDNIVLVPSTQVVPIAITNPKGSYKTLTVCVGGSAGLDVDNISASGVTYAWSTPSAGTSFTTATNIKSPAVTFTTTGMKEFKVLATNSSGCGNVSSSTFVYVVDLPVVYNVTGGGPYCSGGTGVLVGLDGSASSSLNISYQLQRDGVDVAGAVVTGTGSAISFGLQTVAGTYTVVAKNAGCTLNMNGSPVISITTPPTVSITGSSNICVNGTTKLSPTTGGTWVSNNPLIASVTNSGDVVGLATGTATFTFTSNIAPNCSATTAAVNVSSSTIVFDSTGSYTIPAGVTNIQVECWGAGGGGGGASNNPSAGGGGAGGSYVKNASFTVTPNTAYTINVGTGGTVSTTAGGGTGGSSWFGSATTIVAVGGRGGLVGNNTTNNGTGGTAVSTGNVGGTTTSTYGAAGGSANLTGTNRIAGSGSAGANGGAIAAGTTTNGKGADGNAPGGGGAGGRNTNGTNSSGGVGGMGRVTITLPTPTASAGGSQTICQTGTALVSGANATNGTILWSHNGAGSLSNATTLAPTYTAASGDAGNAVVLTMTVSNGPCLVTTATYTVNVTPTVGTPTAITPASPATATICQGSANTTYTTSATNATSYTWSVSGTGNTISGSGTTGTVTWAAGFSGPATVSVVANGCGTSSTVSTTITVTPTVGTPTAITPASPATATICQGSGNTTYTTSATNATSYTWSVSGTGNTISGSGTTGTVTWAAGFSGPATVSVKANGCGTSSTVSTTITVTPTVGTPTAITPASPATATICQGSANTTYTTSATNATSYTWSVSGTGNTISGSGTTGTVTWAAGFSGPATVSVVANGCGTSSTVSTTITVTPTVGTPTAITPASPATATICQGSGNTTYTTSATNATSYTWSVSGTGNTISGSGTTGTVTWAAGFSGPATVSVKANGCGTSSTVSTTITVTPTVGTPTAITPASPATATICQGSANTTYTTSATNATSYTWSVSGTGNTISGTGTTGTVTWAAGFSGPATVSVVANGCGTSSTVSTTITVTPTVGTPTAITPASPATATICQGSANTTYTTSATNATSYTWSVSGTGNTISGSGTTGTVTWAAGFSGPATVSVVANGCGTSSTVSTTITVTPTVGTPTAITPASPATATICQGSANTTYTTSATNATSYTWSVSGTGNTISGSGTTGTVTWAAGFSGPATVSVKANGCGTSSTVSTTITVTPTVGTPTAITPASPATATICQGSANTTYTTSATNATSYTWSVSGTGNTISGSGTTGTVTWAAGFSGPATVSVVANGCGTSSTVSTTVTVTPTLSAVGISPTGGQALCLIGTGTLLTVAETGGGTISRQWGKRLVSGGAITNISGQTAQTFTPTGANLGVGDWLIVCTSTPSCGSAIISNEVSVKVSPDLPASVNIAASPSGAICAGTLVTFTATPTNGGTTPTYQWYNGLTAVGTGSTYSSSTLANGDAIKVVMTSNASPCLTGSPATSNTITMSVNALPGTPSPGTPTQPTCASPVGSVLLSNLPSSGTWTITQSGFAPGSYNGTGTTYNVQNLAPGNYTFTVVGAANSCSSLASTNVTINVSSSKVWTGNSDANWSNPANWNPSGIPLPSDCVVIPDASVVLNVPTITGAGVVANAFTLNVNDNASLTVNSKNTLRVVGSVTVAPLGSLVFKDEASLVQTTNATNTGNITYNRNTEPIRRYDFTYWSTPITNTAQPYKLKDLSPGTLLDKYQSYNSTTSSWDIHLNGLKDMEPAVGYAVRAPQTFSITAPIVYPAVFTGTPNNGDYTVAIYGAKWSLIGNPYPSAIDAEKLIQINHDASPSVDVGSLYFWTHNSPPSSTPSAGGSYDYTSNDYAVFNLSGSTGTGPTPPPTGDIASCQSFFMLASAPGVVKFTNDMRVDGRNEQFFKTAKTNAIEKNRVWLNLTSNQGAFKQVLVGYIEGATNDWDVNYDAATNNGNSFVDFYSINQADKLIIQGRALPFADTDRVPLGYKTTVAGDFIIAIDHADGLFNNQAVYLEDKTTGKVTDLKAGNYTFTTAIGTFTDRFTIAYTKKTLGTGDFENLENTVFVSIKDKTIKVTSSKETIKEVTIYDINGQLLYNKKKIDVNELQIPNLQSSNQVLLVKVTLDNGFTTTKKIIFQ; from the coding sequence ATGATTCGAAAACTACTTACGAATAAAAAATTACTATTAAGTCTTGTATTATTTTTTACTTTTTTTATTAATTATGGACAATCAGCCAGTAATTATTGTTTTACAGCAAGATCAGGGACCTACCCAACTTTAACCGGGACTACTAACGTTCCGGGGTTAGCTGCTACAGATGATGAGGCAGTCTCTAACGCAATAACCCTGCCTTTCAATTTTACGTTTGGAGGATCGGCATATAATCAAGTTAAAGTTTCAAGCAATGGTTGGCTTACTTTTGGATCTACAACAAATGCGGCTTATGTTAATACATCAGGAAATGCAGCATCATCAAAGCCAATTTTATTTCCGTTATGGGATGATTTACAGAACAGAACGATTCCGAGGTATGTTGTTTCCGGATCTGCTCCAAATAGAATTTTTAAACTTGAATGGTCGCAACAAGAATGGGATTTTAATGCGAATAATGATGTTATTTCTTTTCAGGTATGGCTTTATGAAACTAGTAATGTAATTGAATATTATTATAAACAAGGAGGAACGGCTGTAAATAATGGATCTGCTTCCATAGGTATTTATGACGCGAATGATACGTATTTGACGTTAAATACTCCAAGCGCTGCACCAACTGCGCAGTCGTCAACTTTTACTACAAGTATTAGTGCTAAACCAGCAACTAATCAGATTTACAGCTTTGCTCCGCCAACAACTATTTCGCAAGCAGGAGCAGATCAATATAAAAATACTCCATTTACATTAGCGGCAAATGCTGCGGGAAGTGGTAATACAGGAACATGGTCAATAGTTAGTGGCCCAAGTACTTCAACAAGTCAATTTAGTGATGTTTCCAGCCCCACGGCTCTATTTACACCTTCGGGATCAGGAACATGGGCGTTAAACTGGACTATAACGAATGGCTGTTGGACATCGACAGATCAGGTTCTTATTACTAATTGTGCTGGAAATTCAATTACTAATGGCGATTTTAGTGGTGGAGCTACTAGTTGGACACCTGCTATTAATTCAAAAGGACCTGTTAGCGGTACTTCTTATGTTGAGGTTTTGAATGAAAAAGTCTATTTTGGTAATAATAATGATGATAATACAGCAGAATTAGATAGCCAGGCATCTCTTGGTCAAACTGTATCCGTTATTCCAAATGTTCAGTACACACTAAATTTTCTTTATGCTCGAAGACCGGGATCTCCGGCTACTGTTGCGGTTGACGTCAGAGTATATGAAGGTGGCTCAATTACAGCATCAAAAAATATTACTACCAGTGATACTAATAATACTCCTCAAGTAGGTACTTTAACGTTTACGCCAACAAGTTCTTCAATAGTGCTTGAATTTTTCAACTCCTTAGGAGGATCAAGTACTCTGGGGTCTATTGTAGATAATATAGTTTTAGTTCCATCTACTCAGGTAGTTCCCATTGCGATAACAAATCCTAAAGGGAGCTATAAAACCTTAACTGTTTGTGTCGGAGGATCTGCAGGATTAGATGTGGATAATATTTCTGCTTCAGGTGTAACTTATGCATGGTCAACACCGTCTGCGGGAACAAGTTTTACTACAGCTACAAATATTAAAAGTCCTGCAGTTACATTTACAACAACTGGAATGAAGGAATTTAAAGTATTGGCAACCAATTCAAGCGGTTGCGGAAATGTCTCTTCCAGTACATTTGTATATGTAGTTGATCTTCCGGTAGTTTATAATGTTACAGGAGGAGGACCATATTGTTCTGGAGGTACCGGAGTTTTGGTTGGTCTGGATGGTTCGGCTAGTTCGTCTTTAAATATTAGCTATCAGTTGCAAAGAGACGGAGTTGATGTTGCGGGTGCTGTTGTTACGGGAACAGGGTCTGCGATTAGTTTTGGTCTTCAAACGGTAGCTGGTACATACACAGTGGTTGCTAAAAATGCTGGTTGTACTTTAAATATGAATGGTTCTCCAGTCATATCAATAACTACTCCACCAACTGTAAGTATCACAGGTAGCAGCAATATTTGTGTGAATGGTACAACTAAATTATCTCCTACAACTGGAGGCACATGGGTAAGTAACAATCCTTTGATTGCCTCTGTAACGAATAGTGGTGATGTAGTAGGTTTAGCAACAGGAACAGCTACATTTACTTTTACCAGCAACATTGCACCTAATTGCTCAGCTACTACGGCAGCAGTAAACGTTTCATCATCAACTATTGTTTTTGATTCCACAGGTTCTTATACTATTCCTGCAGGAGTTACAAATATTCAAGTGGAATGTTGGGGAGCTGGCGGTGGCGGTGGCGGAGCGTCTAATAACCCATCGGCTGGTGGTGGTGGAGCCGGAGGTTCTTATGTTAAAAACGCATCTTTTACAGTTACACCTAATACTGCATATACAATTAATGTTGGTACTGGAGGGACTGTGTCTACAACTGCTGGTGGAGGAACTGGAGGATCATCTTGGTTTGGTTCAGCGACAACAATTGTGGCCGTAGGTGGTAGAGGCGGACTGGTAGGAAATAATACAACTAATAATGGAACCGGAGGTACGGCTGTTTCAACTGGAAATGTTGGTGGTACAACTACTAGTACATACGGTGCGGCCGGAGGTTCAGCAAATTTAACTGGTACTAATCGTATTGCAGGTAGTGGAAGTGCAGGAGCTAACGGAGGCGCAATAGCTGCTGGTACTACTACTAATGGTAAAGGAGCAGATGGAAATGCCCCTGGTGGTGGTGGTGCAGGAGGACGCAACACAAACGGTACTAATAGTTCTGGAGGTGTTGGTGGTATGGGTAGAGTTACTATAACCTTACCTACTCCAACAGCAAGTGCAGGAGGTAGTCAAACAATATGCCAAACTGGAACAGCATTAGTAAGTGGTGCAAATGCAACAAATGGAACTATATTATGGTCACATAACGGTGCAGGTTCATTAAGTAATGCAACAACGTTAGCACCAACATATACAGCTGCATCAGGAGATGCAGGAAATGCTGTTGTTTTAACCATGACGGTATCAAATGGACCTTGCTTAGTAACTACGGCTACTTATACTGTGAATGTTACACCGACAGTTGGTACGCCAACAGCAATTACTCCAGCTTCACCAGCAACAGCAACAATTTGTCAGGGAAGTGCAAACACTACTTATACTACATCTGCTACTAATGCTACGAGTTATACATGGAGCGTTAGCGGTACAGGAAATACAATATCAGGAAGCGGAACAACAGGGACGGTTACCTGGGCAGCAGGATTTTCAGGTCCGGCAACGGTGAGTGTTGTGGCTAATGGTTGTGGCACTTCATCAACAGTTTCAACAACAATTACTGTGACACCAACAGTTGGTACGCCAACAGCAATTACTCCAGCTTCACCAGCAACAGCAACAATTTGTCAAGGAAGTGGAAACACTACTTATACGACATCTGCTACTAATGCTACGAGTTATACATGGAGCGTTAGCGGTACAGGAAATACAATCTCAGGAAGCGGAACAACAGGAACGGTTACCTGGGCAGCAGGATTTTCAGGTCCGGCAACGGTGAGTGTTAAAGCTAATGGTTGTGGCACTTCATCAACAGTTTCAACAACAATTACTGTGACACCAACAGTTGGTACGCCAACAGCAATTACTCCAGCTTCACCAGCAACAGCAACAATTTGTCAGGGAAGTGCAAACACTACTTATACTACATCTGCTACTAATGCTACGAGTTATACATGGAGCGTTAGCGGTACAGGAAATACAATATCAGGAAGCGGAACAACAGGGACGGTTACCTGGGCAGCAGGATTTTCAGGTCCGGCAACGGTGAGTGTTGTGGCTAATGGTTGTGGCACTTCATCAACAGTTTCAACAACAATTACTGTGACACCAACAGTTGGTACGCCAACAGCAATTACTCCAGCTTCACCAGCAACAGCAACAATTTGTCAAGGAAGTGGAAACACTACTTATACGACATCTGCTACTAATGCTACGAGTTATACATGGAGCGTTAGCGGTACAGGAAATACAATCTCAGGAAGCGGAACAACAGGAACGGTTACCTGGGCAGCAGGATTTTCAGGTCCGGCAACGGTGAGTGTTAAAGCTAATGGTTGTGGCACTTCATCAACAGTTTCAACAACAATTACTGTCACACCAACAGTTGGTACGCCAACAGCAATTACTCCAGCTTCACCAGCAACAGCAACAATTTGTCAGGGAAGTGCAAACACTACTTATACAACATCTGCTACGAATGCTACCAGTTATACATGGAGCGTTAGCGGTACAGGAAACACAATATCAGGAACCGGAACAACAGGAACGGTTACTTGGGCAGCAGGATTTTCAGGTCCGGCAACGGTGAGTGTTGTGGCTAATGGTTGTGGCACTTCATCAACAGTTTCAACAACAATTACTGTCACACCAACAGTTGGTACGCCAACAGCAATTACTCCAGCTTCACCAGCAACAGCAACAATTTGTCAAGGAAGTGCAAACACTACTTATACGACATCTGCTACTAATGCTACAAGTTATACATGGAGTGTTAGCGGTACAGGAAATACAATTTCAGGAAGCGGAACAACAGGAACGGTTACCTGGGCAGCAGGATTTTCAGGTCCGGCAACGGTGAGTGTTGTGGCTAATGGTTGTGGCACTTCATCAACAGTTTCAACAACAATTACTGTTACACCGACAGTTGGTACGCCAACAGCAATTACTCCAGCTTCACCAGCAACAGCAACAATTTGTCAGGGAAGTGCAAACACTACTTATACTACATCTGCTACTAATGCTACAAGTTATACATGGAGCGTTAGCGGTACAGGAAACACAATTTCAGGAAGCGGAACAACAGGAACGGTTACTTGGGCAGCAGGATTTTCAGGTCCGGCAACGGTGAGTGTTAAAGCTAATGGTTGTGGCACTTCATCAACAGTTTCAACAACAATTACTGTGACACCAACAGTTGGTACGCCAACAGCAATTACTCCAGCTTCACCAGCAACAGCAACAATTTGTCAGGGAAGTGCAAACACTACTTATACGACATCTGCTACTAATGCTACGAGTTATACATGGAGCGTTAGCGGTACAGGAAATACAATCTCAGGAAGCGGAACAACAGGAACGGTTACCTGGGCAGCAGGATTTTCAGGTCCGGCAACGGTGAGTGTTGTGGCTAATGGATGTGGTACTTCATCAACAGTTTCAACAACCGTTACTGTAACTCCAACTTTATCAGCAGTTGGAATTTCACCAACAGGTGGTCAGGCATTATGTCTAATAGGTACAGGAACACTTTTAACGGTAGCAGAAACCGGAGGAGGTACAATTTCTCGTCAATGGGGTAAACGCTTAGTTTCTGGAGGAGCGATTACAAATATATCAGGTCAAACTGCACAAACTTTTACTCCAACAGGAGCAAATTTAGGAGTTGGTGACTGGCTTATAGTTTGTACTTCAACGCCATCATGTGGAAGCGCAATTATTTCTAATGAAGTATCAGTGAAGGTTTCACCAGACCTTCCAGCAAGTGTTAATATTGCAGCTTCACCATCGGGAGCAATTTGTGCGGGAACACTGGTAACTTTTACAGCAACACCAACTAATGGAGGAACTACTCCAACCTATCAATGGTACAATGGATTAACTGCAGTAGGGACAGGTTCAACTTATAGCAGTTCAACTTTAGCTAATGGCGACGCTATCAAAGTTGTAATGACATCGAATGCAAGTCCTTGTTTAACAGGAAGTCCAGCGACGTCTAATACAATAACAATGTCAGTAAATGCATTACCAGGAACACCAAGTCCGGGAACTCCAACACAACCAACATGTGCTTCACCAGTAGGTAGTGTTTTGTTGAGTAATTTACCGTCAAGCGGAACTTGGACAATCACACAAAGCGGTTTTGCTCCAGGTTCATATAATGGTACAGGAACAACATACAATGTGCAAAATCTTGCGCCGGGTAATTATACTTTTACGGTTGTGGGTGCTGCTAATTCTTGTAGTTCTTTAGCTTCTACAAATGTGACAATAAATGTTTCTTCATCTAAAGTATGGACAGGAAACTCAGATGCAAACTGGAGTAATCCTGCAAACTGGAATCCTTCAGGAATACCATTACCGTCAGATTGTGTTGTAATACCAGATGCGTCAGTGGTACTAAATGTTCCAACGATTACAGGAGCTGGAGTTGTTGCAAATGCTTTTACACTTAATGTAAATGACAATGCTTCATTAACAGTAAACAGCAAAAATACTTTAAGAGTAGTAGGTAGTGTAACAGTAGCGCCTTTAGGTTCTTTAGTTTTTAAAGACGAAGCCAGTTTAGTGCAAACAACAAATGCTACAAATACAGGAAATATTACTTATAATAGAAATACAGAACCAATTCGTCGTTATGATTTTACTTATTGGTCAACACCAATAACAAATACTGCTCAGCCTTATAAACTTAAGGACTTATCTCCGGGTACTTTATTAGACAAGTATCAGAGCTATAATTCGACAACATCATCATGGGACATCCATCTAAACGGATTGAAAGATATGGAACCTGCCGTAGGTTATGCAGTAAGAGCTCCGCAAACTTTTTCGATCACTGCTCCCATAGTTTATCCGGCAGTTTTTACGGGAACCCCTAACAATGGAGATTACACAGTTGCGATATATGGTGCAAAATGGAGTTTAATAGGTAACCCTTATCCATCAGCAATAGATGCAGAAAAATTAATTCAAATTAACCATGATGCTTCACCATCTGTAGATGTTGGATCATTATACTTTTGGACGCATAATTCTCCTCCAAGTAGTACGCCTTCAGCAGGGGGATCTTATGATTACACCAGTAACGATTATGCTGTATTTAATTTATCCGGCTCAACAGGAACAGGGCCAACACCACCGCCAACAGGCGATATAGCTTCATGTCAGTCTTTCTTTATGTTGGCTTCTGCTCCGGGTGTTGTTAAATTCACAAATGATATGAGAGTTGACGGAAGAAACGAGCAATTTTTCAAAACAGCAAAAACAAATGCTATCGAGAAAAATCGTGTATGGTTAAATCTTACGAGTAATCAAGGAGCTTTCAAACAAGTTTTGGTTGGTTATATCGAAGGCGCAACAAATGACTGGGATGTTAATTATGATGCTGCTACAAATAATGGTAATAGTTTTGTAGATTTCTACAGTATCAATCAAGCAGACAAATTGATTATTCAGGGTCGTGCTTTACCATTTGCAGATACAGATCGCGTTCCATTAGGATATAAAACTACAGTTGCAGGTGATTTCATAATTGCGATCGATCATGCTGACGGATTATTCAATAATCAGGCTGTATATCTGGAAGATAAAACAACAGGAAAAGTTACAGACCTAAAAGCTGGTAACTATACTTTTACAACGGCGATAGGAACTTTTACAGACCGTTTTACAATTGCTTATACCAAGAAAACTCTTGGAACAGGAGATTTTGAAAATCTTGAAAACACGGTCTTTGTCTCTATAAAAGACAAAACGATCAAAGTAACTTCTAGTAAAGAAACGATCAAAGAAGTTACGATTTATGATATCAACGGACAGCTTCTTTATAACAAAAAGAAAATAGACGTTAATGAATTGCAAATACCAAATTTACAATCAAGTAATCAGGTGTTATTAGTAAAAGTTACTTTAGACAATGGTTTTACAACAACCAAAAAGATTATATTTCAATAA